atttgaatgAACACAATGGAAGTAGTCACAATCAAAAAATGGGAGTAACAACAATcacaataaaatgtacattgcaAATATGAATTGTGTTTTCTCATCTTTTGTGTACGTCATgtctattattttataaaatgagtAAGAAAATGCTAGTTGTCAGAATAAGTTATGCACAATTAATACAACACATAAAGGTTTAATTGACATACTATAGACGAAATCTAAACTAGTATCAAGCCTGATGCAAAGATGACAAACGTGGTGGGTTTGACAAGAACAGTTTTGTACACACTTTCTGTCACACAGGCAAAAAACttgtcagaaatgtttttttatattaatatttctatTGATTTTTTGATATATAATCACATTAAACAAACCCCCAACTCTCACAAGAAAATCCCTGAAGTAGTGCTAACACTGTCCATTAATTCagatattttagatattataGGCGTTTATaaaattagattaaataaaattatatatatcatatatatatatattaatcctTCAATGAATATGTAATCTTTTCGAGGTAGAGACAAGACATAATTTCTCTAATCTATTGAATATGTGTGGGTGAGAGGGGATCTTTCCAGTTTAATAGGATGGCTCTACGTGCTAACAAAGAATAAAAGGCAAGGAATTTGCACATTGATGCTAACAACCATGACCACTCGGGAACACTCCAAACAATTCCACAAGTGGTTCTTGCTCTAATCTGTGCTGAAGATTGAAAAGGGTTTTAAATATCTATTGCCATTAACACTCTAGTTTAGGACATGTCCAGAACAGTATGAATTATATGAAGTACCCTCACTGCACTGACATCTATTGCACAAAGAGCTAGTACCAGGAAACATTTTGGCTAACTTAACTTTGGATATAACACTACTTTGAACTGAATGAGCAAATGCCAATGTCTATGTCATAGACGATAAGTGGACATGCTTAAGAACACAGTTCCATATGACATCTAAGAGTGGTCCACAAAGGTCTTCCTCCCTTTCTACTTTCGGCTTTACCCGACAAGGGTTGCCACAGCAAGtctgactgactttcattcctcttctttccagagcagacctcaacctttccaggtgttcctccacctgctctctactctcactacagatcacaatgccatctgcaaacatcattgtccacagagattcctgtctgacttcatctgtcaacctgtccatcaccacaGCAAACAAGAAGCGACTCAAAActgatccttgatgtagccccacctccaccttgaactcctctgtctgacctacagcacatctcactgctgtcatactcctcttatacatatcctgaactactctgacgtACACACATtacccttgttcttaaagatcggcactagaacacttctcctccattcctcaggcatcttctcaGCCTCTAAAAACCTCTTGAACATCTTCTAAatagaaactccactgctgtctcttctagacacttccacacctccacaggtatgtcATCTGGATCAATAGCCCTTCCACTCTTGATTCTGCTCTGCAATTCTTTGTAATTCTGTTTATTCTCTTCTGTCCTTTCTATGTTCCActtctttttagctagcctcttcCTCTAAATGCTGTTGTGTACTTCCTTGTTCCACCACCttgtttccttatcttcttttctccttccagatgacacacctagcaccctccttcctgtctccctgatcacttctgctgtagatttccagtcatctggaagctcttcctgactACCCAAAGCCTTCCACACACCATCCTCTGTAGCAGTCCCGGCCCAAATGACAGCCAAAACTTTACTGATGGATTTTATGAAGTTTATTACACCTCATACAAAGATGAAGCATCTGTTTCCACTCTGTTTCCAAAGAGAACAAATATGCACAGTAAAGGCTCAATCATATACTTTGCTGCACTACAGTCAGAATACACAGTATATTATgcaacactcacaacaatggaCACGTGCACAAAACCTGCCTTTTCGGGGGGTGCTAAATAACTATGAAACCATAAGAACTACAGTAAAGTGCATGCTCCCGTTCATTACTCCTTAATTATTATTGCTCTGGAAGCTACATTACCTGTCAAATAAAGGTTACACTTAAGTAAGTGGGCTTAATCCTTATAAACCTTTAaacttaaatacaaaacaaattctGCAAGTGATGACAATTAAGTCTGTTACATTCTTTTTCAACTTCGACCACTTGatcttcttttctatctttcctctcctcttcttcctaaCCACCAGAAACATTCTACATATCATCATCCAATGCTTaccattcaaaataaaagtatagATAACTGATCTTTAAAAAATGACAGAGGGATAAACAGAGATAAACACTGAAAGATAAACCACCAAGATAAGTACATTAATTTTTAACTAGCTTTAGTAGTATGTTGGAGTATTGTAATTGTGTATCTACCTTATTACTTGTGAAAAAATTCACTCTTATGCAGATTAGGCCTGTAGCCAGAGAGCTCACCAAAATTCTCAAGAATGGTTAGAGCCACGGGTAAAGAAGTCTGTGAATTAgacataaaaatcaataaatcatcTGGATATAGAGTTACTTTATGCACGGCCCCACCACATGAAATTCTGGTAATCTGTTGAACTTTGTGAAGAGCGATAGCTAAAGGCCAATAGCCAAGGTGAATAATAATGGGCTTAATGTAAGTAAATAGCGAATATTAGAGAAACAATGGTGGGGAGAACATCTTCAAGTCTTGAATCAAGCACCTTCACTAAAGATTTAGCATCGCAATGAAATGGGcctatataaaacacaaaccaaatGGTCTTTATCCTTTATCCTATCTTTATCTAGAAAATTATTACACTAATATTATGgttgtgtattttattccttctcTGATTATTTTACAGTCCAAAATGAAGCAtggtcagtgttagtgtcagttaCACTGTCTGAATATtatgtattgtgtttattttcttagaAATGTATTATGCAAGAAATTGTATTGTATGTCGTGTTCTTCAgaaatttttgtataatattttttattgtaacttttttgtTATATCTCAGATATCCTAGTTTTGCCTTTTGTGTATCAAATATACTATTTATAGGTATTATGCTGATCAttataatttaacacattttagttTGTTTAACAGATTCTCCTTTGTAGATTTCATTCCTAATCAGTTTCATGTCAAATCTATTTTATATCaatacaaatataaagaaaaaaggttttaaatacattttacatgtaTTCTAATCAAGTAAACCAGAGGTGATGCTGGCAaagaaaactccctgagatgatataaagAAACCTTTAAATCTTGAAAGGaagcagactcaaaagggaagccACCTTCATCTGGGTGAGAGCGTATAGTGCCGGGCCACCAATTGAATAGCCCTGTACTAGTCCGGTAATTTGTTCCAGATCTTTAAGTGCTTAGTGTGAAAAATTCATCTCTATAAATTATATGGTTTAGTATAAAATTATAAGGTTAGTATAGACCATAATAACTATAGTTTATTCCCTACAGTTATTAAGTGAAATGCGTGTGTTCTATTCAGCACGAGCCGCAGTTGCAGCACAGAGCAGGAGTCATGTGATGTAAGACTCTCCTGTGAGACTCGATGACTAACAGGACGATGACTTTTGTTAGTATAATtccttctgttcatttcttccttccgtttttttctctctcagaaaaCAGAAAGTTCGAATGCGAATCGGCATTCTCACACATGGATGTCATTAAAACGAGTaatcacacatccctcacagTCTGCACCTGCACCACTTTATGTGTATTACACTGACAACATATGCACCAGATTTCACTGCACTTGAAATCTAAAAACTGTCATCACTCTCATTATCTTTGAGTTTATGAATTAAgcttaaagaaagaaacaggctTCATCAGGCTTTCatgtcttcatcttcatcagatttatacattttcactttttaaacatgtaaatgtTTACCTGGAAAGAAGGTGtataaaatggatggatgtgtacagtatgtaaacacACCTTAACTGAATCTTATTCTGCAGTTTTACTCTGACAATCGCacactaaaataaacacaagaagTCTTTCAGCTCTTAGTTTAGTGGTGTTACTTCACAAACCTTCCCAGAACCACCTGCACCTGCATACTACATGCATACAGATATAGTAATGATGAGTTTGGTAATTATACATAACTCTAAAACCATAAGACCCTGCTGTGTTTTCACACCTTCAGTCGTAGTGAAGACATATGAAGTTgaatcacttcctgtctgtgaaGCCTGACATCTACAAACAACAGGGCAGAATGAGAAATTCCACTCACAGCATTCGTTCTTTTTAGAATGCTTTTTATTGCATTGATCAATGTGTCAAATAAATAAGTTGAATATTTATTGCAGGTAAATAGTTTTTCCCCAATATTATagagtgccaataattctggaatTAACTGTATCTAtaatttatgtataaaaataaataaaagacttcaAGATTAAGCTTAATATTATCTGGaaccttttttcctctttctttgttcctgtttttttttttttttttttaataaaaacaaatagcaTCCACACATTTCCACTCAACTCTACTTTCATTCTGAGTCATTTCTGACACCTCAAAGCCCTCAAAAAAGTccctgtgtatatgtgtctgccTGTGCATGCATTGTGCAGCATATGAGGTGAAAAATGAGTTCAAAGTCCCTATGGGGAGGAGTTATGACTGAAAGCTTGTTGAATGTAACAGAATTCATGTGTCTTGGTGTACAGAAGTGGACATGTTCTTTAGCATCTCACTCCTTGTAATTTCCGTCGCCCCTTTGTGTGGTAATGTATTCcgtattttattcttattcttattcttattttcaCAGTTGAGGTCATACATTAACATACATCTTTCAGAATCATAAATGTGGAATCATAAAAATtgcatttagtttttttatttagttatgcCCTGAAAAATCTATTTCACATaactgatatttacatttaagtcCATAAGACTATGGTTCTTCTTCAGTCTCTTGTACATCCTAAGCAGGTAACCTGAGCACTgctattcattatttatttttactagtATCTTCTGCATAACTGGCCCCTTTCCAACAGGAGTGTATTTTTAACACTGAGGACAATTGAGGCACTTAATTATAACACTAACtgcatatgttttgttttgtcagggGCTTTGGAGAGTGGTATTATTGGAGGAAATGAAGTGAAACCACACTCCCGACCCTACATGGTGTCTgttcaaataaacaatacacacaagtGTGGTGGTTTTCTTATTCGACATGATTATGTGCTGACTGCAGCCCACTGTTTAGAGTATGTTGTTTTATGCTTTTGAACAATTTTAAACACTATGCTAGCATTTTCAGTGTGCAGTCACATAATATAGTAAAAGAATAGTAAAATATATGCTGTGCATTATCTGTGACATTAGTGACATGGAATACTCTGAAAAGGACAAGCTGGATGTAGTACTGGGAGCTCACAACATCAGTCAAGCGGAGCCCAAACAGCAGAGAATCCAGGTGAAGAAATACATCAAGCATCCCTGTTACAAGAGGAATGAACGTCCAAATGATATTGTGCTACTGGAGGTACACATCTTTCTACTTTCACAACATTTACTTTTGGTCAAGTGAGCTCTCACCTCAAACACTAATGAATCTGTTACAGCTGAAGTCCAAAGCTAAGCTGAACAAGGACGTAAAGGTTGCTGTTCTTCCACAGAAGAATGAGAACcttccagccaatcagataTGTTCAATAGCTGGCTGGGGCAGTACAATTCAGGACGGTGCTGCATCAAGTGTTCTAAGAGAAGTGATGCTCAAAGTACAGTTTAACTTTGAGTGTAGAAAAATATGGAATGACCGATTTTACACTAATAGCATGATCTGCACTGCTGCTaatgggaaaaaagctttttgtgAGGTACTGTGGTATATTTATTAATCAGCAACTTtgaaacaaaattaaaacaaaatttcaaTCACTAGCATCAATAATTTGTGTATTTCATTTTCTTGTTCTGTCTCCAGGGTGATTCAGGAAGTCCTCTTATCTGTGGCAATGTAGCAGAAGGAATAGCTGC
The genomic region above belongs to Tachysurus vachellii isolate PV-2020 chromosome 8, HZAU_Pvac_v1, whole genome shotgun sequence and contains:
- the LOC132850616 gene encoding granzyme B(G,H)-like, whose amino-acid sequence is MFFSISLLVISVAPLCGALESGIIGGNEVKPHSRPYMVSVQINNTHKCGGFLIRHDYVLTAAHCLDDMEYSEKDKLDVVLGAHNISQAEPKQQRIQVKKYIKHPCYKRNERPNDIVLLELKSKAKLNKDVKVAVLPQKNENLPANQICSIAGWGSTIQDGAASSVLREVMLKVQFNFECRKIWNDRFYTNSMICTAANGKKAFCEGDSGSPLICGNVAEGIAAYTFKNNCLNRNHPEVYMKISYFIPWIKQVIG